In Platichthys flesus chromosome 21, fPlaFle2.1, whole genome shotgun sequence, the following are encoded in one genomic region:
- the zgc:111976 gene encoding mediator of RNA polymerase II transcription subunit 1-like isoform X2, whose protein sequence is MKGKSMISKLRLKFAGKSWNDTFQLVRRCMDWFSLELVTEGSARRIGTWTSPPPVQSIQMSTLPFATMQLEKTRDESKPCEPLVRSLERLQDEFNVSSMNTMRHRLEIIAKQQGMGFHITDNTCYLTADLFYLEVVLVACGGVEEVKVAPQGAPPASSESLLQLLRSKNFAEFSMKLSSLFTQYNIPGDSETKLKLFASLQHLGKDLQQLSHLPRTQKDCDPQMDMVNNGRIGCLIAGKDDSPLTIEFFMTPTDLKKSDSQATDPRSAVHVAQVTVGVSDLAHKLQMASVIPQPPQLDPQGYPVFLPLVEGPHETLPACFLLKLQPPVPVVTSFVKKLIQITDVTVADVDLQWAPLPQHLMRGSASANHHGETLDEQDTVFTVPLPGGVMHSYIVPGAAWQAPAQRATLMDSVPFTHPAHVPAALELLRHQCVINALLRSCVTSQSARPGSVCDLRFEVLPESDTSFSVTFHPPGTDSLAVLLVNVCDSHQISCRLFGAGPCDLSMDEHVSTVMTRCLSVPVTLSSLYSQLGERPSASLSPARPAATEAANDHSSPSSAAVTEANGTVTESQGAAVAGDSSSVSGSACYAMSVANDELLPEINTSPAANLYTFSAEDVDVFSQWMSSNGELSKLS, encoded by the exons ATGAAAGGAAAGTCCATGATTTCTAAACTGCGCTTGAAGTTTGCAGGGAAGTCCTGGAATGACACTTTCCAGCTGGTTCGAAGATGCATG GACTGGTTTAGCCTCGAACTCGTCACTGAGGGCAGTGCTCGTCGTATTGGGACATGGACATCGCCGCCTCCAGTGCAAAGCATCCAAATGTCAACACTCCCCTTTGCTACCATGCAGCTT GAGAAAACCAGAGATGAATCCAAACCCTGTGAGCCGCTGGTTCGATCGCTGGAGCGGCTCCAGGATGAGTTTAATG tgtcatCTATGAATACCATGAGGCACCGTCTGGAAATAATAGCCAAACAACAAGG AATGGGCTTCCACATCACTGACAACACGTGCTACCTCACAGCCGACTTATTCTACCTGGAGGTGGTGTTGGTGGCGTGTgggggagtggaggaggtgaaggtggcCCCTCAGGGAGCACCCCCTGCT TCCAGTGAgtctctcctgcagctgctgag gtcAAAGAACTTTGCTGAATTCTCCATGAAGTTATCGAGCCTCTTCACCCAGTACAACATCCCAGGAGACAG tGAAACCAAATTAAAACTTTTCGCATCTCTTCAACACCTCGGGAAGGACTTGCAGCAATTATCACATCTGCCAAG GACACAGAAGGACTGTGACCCCCAGATGGACATGGTTAACAATGGAAGGATCGGGTGTCTAATAGCCGGAAAAGATG ATTCCCCCCTGACCATCGAGTTCTTCATGACCCCGACTGACTTGAAGAAATCAGATTCAC AAGCAACAGATCCCAGGTCAGCTGTCCATGTCGCCCAGGTGACTGTGGGTGTCAGCGACCTCGCTCACAAGCTTCAGATGGCGTCTGTGATCCCGCAGCCTCCACAGCTGGATCCGCAGGG CTACCCGGTGTTCCTGCCGCTGGTTGAGGGACCACATGAGACGCTGCCGGCCTGCTTCCTCCTCAAGCTGCAGCCGCCCGTACCAGTGGTGACATCTTTTGTGAAGAAGCTGATCCAAATCACAG ACGTGACTGTGGCAGATGTTGACCTGCAGTGGGCACCATTACCCCAGCATCTGATGAGAGGTTCAGCGAGTGCAAACCACCATGGAGAGACGTTAGATGAGCAGGATACTGTTTTTACAGTG CCTCTTCCTGGTGGTGTGATGCACAGTTATATTGTCCCTGGAGCTGCATGGCAGGCGCCCGCACAGAGAGCGACACTGATGGACAGTGTTCCCTTCACCCACCCCGCCCACGTCCCGGCTGCACTGGAGCTGCTGCGTCATCAGTGTGTGATCAACGCCCTGCTGAGGAGCTGCGTCACGTCTCAGAGCGCCCGTCCAG GTTCGGTTTGTGACCTGCGCTTCGAAGTCCTTCCCGAGTCTGACACCAGCTTTTCTGTGACTTTCCACCCGCCCGGCACGGACTCCCTGGCTGTTT TGCTGGTGAACGTGTGTGACTCTCATCAGAtcagctgcaggttgtttgGAGCAGGACCATGTGATCTCTCCATGGATGAACACGTCTCCACTGTAATGACGAG GTGCTTGTCCGTTCCTGTGACCCTGAGCTCATTATACTCTCAGCTCGGGGAACGCCCCTCTGCCTCGCTTTCTCCCGCCCGCCCGGCCGCCACAGAGGCTGCAAATGACCACTCATCTCCCTCGAGTGCCGCTGTGACGGAGGCCAACGGCACCGTGACGGAGTCCCAGGGTGCAGCTGTGGCAGGGGACAGCTCCAGTGTTTCTGGCTCCGCCTGCTATGCCATGTCTGTCGCCAACGATGAGCTTCTCCCTGAAATAAACACGAGTCCTGCTGCCAACCTTTACACGTTCAGTGCCGAGGATGTGGACGTGTTTTCACAGTGGATGAGCAGTAACGGCGAACTGTCAAAGCTCAGCTGA
- the zgc:111976 gene encoding mediator of RNA polymerase II transcription subunit 1-like isoform X4 — protein MKGKSMISKLRLKFAGKSWNDTFQLVRRCMEKTRDESKPCEPLVRSLERLQDEFNVSSMNTMRHRLEIIAKQQGMGFHITDNTCYLTADLFYLEVVLVACGGVEEVKVAPQGAPPASSESLLQLLRSKNFAEFSMKLSSLFTQYNIPGDSETKLKLFASLQHLGKDLQQLSHLPRTQKDCDPQMDMVNNGRIGCLIAGKDDSPLTIEFFMTPTDLKKSDSQATDPRSAVHVAQVTVGVSDLAHKLQMASVIPQPPQLDPQGYPVFLPLVEGPHETLPACFLLKLQPPVPVVTSFVKKLIQITDVTVADVDLQWAPLPQHLMRGSASANHHGETLDEQDTVFTVPLPGGVMHSYIVPGAAWQAPAQRATLMDSVPFTHPAHVPAALELLRHQCVINALLRSCVTSQSARPGSVCDLRFEVLPESDTSFSVTFHPPGTDSLAVLLVNVCDSHQISCRLFGAGPCDLSMDEHVSTVMTRCLSVPVTLSSLYSQLGERPSASLSPARPAATEAANDHSSPSSAAVTEANGTVTESQGAAVAGDSSSVSGSACYAMSVANDELLPEINTSPAANLYTFSAEDVDVFSQWMSSNGELSKLS, from the exons ATGAAAGGAAAGTCCATGATTTCTAAACTGCGCTTGAAGTTTGCAGGGAAGTCCTGGAATGACACTTTCCAGCTGGTTCGAAGATGCATG GAGAAAACCAGAGATGAATCCAAACCCTGTGAGCCGCTGGTTCGATCGCTGGAGCGGCTCCAGGATGAGTTTAATG tgtcatCTATGAATACCATGAGGCACCGTCTGGAAATAATAGCCAAACAACAAGG AATGGGCTTCCACATCACTGACAACACGTGCTACCTCACAGCCGACTTATTCTACCTGGAGGTGGTGTTGGTGGCGTGTgggggagtggaggaggtgaaggtggcCCCTCAGGGAGCACCCCCTGCT TCCAGTGAgtctctcctgcagctgctgag gtcAAAGAACTTTGCTGAATTCTCCATGAAGTTATCGAGCCTCTTCACCCAGTACAACATCCCAGGAGACAG tGAAACCAAATTAAAACTTTTCGCATCTCTTCAACACCTCGGGAAGGACTTGCAGCAATTATCACATCTGCCAAG GACACAGAAGGACTGTGACCCCCAGATGGACATGGTTAACAATGGAAGGATCGGGTGTCTAATAGCCGGAAAAGATG ATTCCCCCCTGACCATCGAGTTCTTCATGACCCCGACTGACTTGAAGAAATCAGATTCAC AAGCAACAGATCCCAGGTCAGCTGTCCATGTCGCCCAGGTGACTGTGGGTGTCAGCGACCTCGCTCACAAGCTTCAGATGGCGTCTGTGATCCCGCAGCCTCCACAGCTGGATCCGCAGGG CTACCCGGTGTTCCTGCCGCTGGTTGAGGGACCACATGAGACGCTGCCGGCCTGCTTCCTCCTCAAGCTGCAGCCGCCCGTACCAGTGGTGACATCTTTTGTGAAGAAGCTGATCCAAATCACAG ACGTGACTGTGGCAGATGTTGACCTGCAGTGGGCACCATTACCCCAGCATCTGATGAGAGGTTCAGCGAGTGCAAACCACCATGGAGAGACGTTAGATGAGCAGGATACTGTTTTTACAGTG CCTCTTCCTGGTGGTGTGATGCACAGTTATATTGTCCCTGGAGCTGCATGGCAGGCGCCCGCACAGAGAGCGACACTGATGGACAGTGTTCCCTTCACCCACCCCGCCCACGTCCCGGCTGCACTGGAGCTGCTGCGTCATCAGTGTGTGATCAACGCCCTGCTGAGGAGCTGCGTCACGTCTCAGAGCGCCCGTCCAG GTTCGGTTTGTGACCTGCGCTTCGAAGTCCTTCCCGAGTCTGACACCAGCTTTTCTGTGACTTTCCACCCGCCCGGCACGGACTCCCTGGCTGTTT TGCTGGTGAACGTGTGTGACTCTCATCAGAtcagctgcaggttgtttgGAGCAGGACCATGTGATCTCTCCATGGATGAACACGTCTCCACTGTAATGACGAG GTGCTTGTCCGTTCCTGTGACCCTGAGCTCATTATACTCTCAGCTCGGGGAACGCCCCTCTGCCTCGCTTTCTCCCGCCCGCCCGGCCGCCACAGAGGCTGCAAATGACCACTCATCTCCCTCGAGTGCCGCTGTGACGGAGGCCAACGGCACCGTGACGGAGTCCCAGGGTGCAGCTGTGGCAGGGGACAGCTCCAGTGTTTCTGGCTCCGCCTGCTATGCCATGTCTGTCGCCAACGATGAGCTTCTCCCTGAAATAAACACGAGTCCTGCTGCCAACCTTTACACGTTCAGTGCCGAGGATGTGGACGTGTTTTCACAGTGGATGAGCAGTAACGGCGAACTGTCAAAGCTCAGCTGA
- the zgc:111976 gene encoding mediator of RNA polymerase II transcription subunit 1-like isoform X1 — MKGKSMISKLRLKFAGKSWNDTFQLVRRCMDWFSLELVTEGSARRIGTWTSPPPVQSIQMSTLPFATMQLEKTRDESKPCEPLVRSLERLQDEFNVSSMNTMRHRLEIIAKQQGMGFHITDNTCYLTADLFYLEVVLVACGGVEEVKVAPQGAPPASSESLLQLLRSKNFAEFSMKLSSLFTQYNIPGDSETKLKLFASLQHLGKDLQQLSHLPRTQKDCDPQMDMVNNGRIGCLIAGKDDSPLTIEFFMTPTDLKKSDSPLVFKEATDPRSAVHVAQVTVGVSDLAHKLQMASVIPQPPQLDPQGYPVFLPLVEGPHETLPACFLLKLQPPVPVVTSFVKKLIQITDVTVADVDLQWAPLPQHLMRGSASANHHGETLDEQDTVFTVPLPGGVMHSYIVPGAAWQAPAQRATLMDSVPFTHPAHVPAALELLRHQCVINALLRSCVTSQSARPGSVCDLRFEVLPESDTSFSVTFHPPGTDSLAVLLVNVCDSHQISCRLFGAGPCDLSMDEHVSTVMTRCLSVPVTLSSLYSQLGERPSASLSPARPAATEAANDHSSPSSAAVTEANGTVTESQGAAVAGDSSSVSGSACYAMSVANDELLPEINTSPAANLYTFSAEDVDVFSQWMSSNGELSKLS, encoded by the exons ATGAAAGGAAAGTCCATGATTTCTAAACTGCGCTTGAAGTTTGCAGGGAAGTCCTGGAATGACACTTTCCAGCTGGTTCGAAGATGCATG GACTGGTTTAGCCTCGAACTCGTCACTGAGGGCAGTGCTCGTCGTATTGGGACATGGACATCGCCGCCTCCAGTGCAAAGCATCCAAATGTCAACACTCCCCTTTGCTACCATGCAGCTT GAGAAAACCAGAGATGAATCCAAACCCTGTGAGCCGCTGGTTCGATCGCTGGAGCGGCTCCAGGATGAGTTTAATG tgtcatCTATGAATACCATGAGGCACCGTCTGGAAATAATAGCCAAACAACAAGG AATGGGCTTCCACATCACTGACAACACGTGCTACCTCACAGCCGACTTATTCTACCTGGAGGTGGTGTTGGTGGCGTGTgggggagtggaggaggtgaaggtggcCCCTCAGGGAGCACCCCCTGCT TCCAGTGAgtctctcctgcagctgctgag gtcAAAGAACTTTGCTGAATTCTCCATGAAGTTATCGAGCCTCTTCACCCAGTACAACATCCCAGGAGACAG tGAAACCAAATTAAAACTTTTCGCATCTCTTCAACACCTCGGGAAGGACTTGCAGCAATTATCACATCTGCCAAG GACACAGAAGGACTGTGACCCCCAGATGGACATGGTTAACAATGGAAGGATCGGGTGTCTAATAGCCGGAAAAGATG ATTCCCCCCTGACCATCGAGTTCTTCATGACCCCGACTGACTTGAAGAAATCAGATTCAC CTCTTGTTTTTAAAGAAGCAACAGATCCCAGGTCAGCTGTCCATGTCGCCCAGGTGACTGTGGGTGTCAGCGACCTCGCTCACAAGCTTCAGATGGCGTCTGTGATCCCGCAGCCTCCACAGCTGGATCCGCAGGG CTACCCGGTGTTCCTGCCGCTGGTTGAGGGACCACATGAGACGCTGCCGGCCTGCTTCCTCCTCAAGCTGCAGCCGCCCGTACCAGTGGTGACATCTTTTGTGAAGAAGCTGATCCAAATCACAG ACGTGACTGTGGCAGATGTTGACCTGCAGTGGGCACCATTACCCCAGCATCTGATGAGAGGTTCAGCGAGTGCAAACCACCATGGAGAGACGTTAGATGAGCAGGATACTGTTTTTACAGTG CCTCTTCCTGGTGGTGTGATGCACAGTTATATTGTCCCTGGAGCTGCATGGCAGGCGCCCGCACAGAGAGCGACACTGATGGACAGTGTTCCCTTCACCCACCCCGCCCACGTCCCGGCTGCACTGGAGCTGCTGCGTCATCAGTGTGTGATCAACGCCCTGCTGAGGAGCTGCGTCACGTCTCAGAGCGCCCGTCCAG GTTCGGTTTGTGACCTGCGCTTCGAAGTCCTTCCCGAGTCTGACACCAGCTTTTCTGTGACTTTCCACCCGCCCGGCACGGACTCCCTGGCTGTTT TGCTGGTGAACGTGTGTGACTCTCATCAGAtcagctgcaggttgtttgGAGCAGGACCATGTGATCTCTCCATGGATGAACACGTCTCCACTGTAATGACGAG GTGCTTGTCCGTTCCTGTGACCCTGAGCTCATTATACTCTCAGCTCGGGGAACGCCCCTCTGCCTCGCTTTCTCCCGCCCGCCCGGCCGCCACAGAGGCTGCAAATGACCACTCATCTCCCTCGAGTGCCGCTGTGACGGAGGCCAACGGCACCGTGACGGAGTCCCAGGGTGCAGCTGTGGCAGGGGACAGCTCCAGTGTTTCTGGCTCCGCCTGCTATGCCATGTCTGTCGCCAACGATGAGCTTCTCCCTGAAATAAACACGAGTCCTGCTGCCAACCTTTACACGTTCAGTGCCGAGGATGTGGACGTGTTTTCACAGTGGATGAGCAGTAACGGCGAACTGTCAAAGCTCAGCTGA
- the zgc:111976 gene encoding mediator of RNA polymerase II transcription subunit 1-like isoform X5 translates to MNTMRHRLEIIAKQQGMGFHITDNTCYLTADLFYLEVVLVACGGVEEVKVAPQGAPPASSESLLQLLRSKNFAEFSMKLSSLFTQYNIPGDSETKLKLFASLQHLGKDLQQLSHLPRTQKDCDPQMDMVNNGRIGCLIAGKDDSPLTIEFFMTPTDLKKSDSPLVFKEATDPRSAVHVAQVTVGVSDLAHKLQMASVIPQPPQLDPQGYPVFLPLVEGPHETLPACFLLKLQPPVPVVTSFVKKLIQITDVTVADVDLQWAPLPQHLMRGSASANHHGETLDEQDTVFTVPLPGGVMHSYIVPGAAWQAPAQRATLMDSVPFTHPAHVPAALELLRHQCVINALLRSCVTSQSARPGSVCDLRFEVLPESDTSFSVTFHPPGTDSLAVLLVNVCDSHQISCRLFGAGPCDLSMDEHVSTVMTRCLSVPVTLSSLYSQLGERPSASLSPARPAATEAANDHSSPSSAAVTEANGTVTESQGAAVAGDSSSVSGSACYAMSVANDELLPEINTSPAANLYTFSAEDVDVFSQWMSSNGELSKLS, encoded by the exons ATGAATACCATGAGGCACCGTCTGGAAATAATAGCCAAACAACAAGG AATGGGCTTCCACATCACTGACAACACGTGCTACCTCACAGCCGACTTATTCTACCTGGAGGTGGTGTTGGTGGCGTGTgggggagtggaggaggtgaaggtggcCCCTCAGGGAGCACCCCCTGCT TCCAGTGAgtctctcctgcagctgctgag gtcAAAGAACTTTGCTGAATTCTCCATGAAGTTATCGAGCCTCTTCACCCAGTACAACATCCCAGGAGACAG tGAAACCAAATTAAAACTTTTCGCATCTCTTCAACACCTCGGGAAGGACTTGCAGCAATTATCACATCTGCCAAG GACACAGAAGGACTGTGACCCCCAGATGGACATGGTTAACAATGGAAGGATCGGGTGTCTAATAGCCGGAAAAGATG ATTCCCCCCTGACCATCGAGTTCTTCATGACCCCGACTGACTTGAAGAAATCAGATTCAC CTCTTGTTTTTAAAGAAGCAACAGATCCCAGGTCAGCTGTCCATGTCGCCCAGGTGACTGTGGGTGTCAGCGACCTCGCTCACAAGCTTCAGATGGCGTCTGTGATCCCGCAGCCTCCACAGCTGGATCCGCAGGG CTACCCGGTGTTCCTGCCGCTGGTTGAGGGACCACATGAGACGCTGCCGGCCTGCTTCCTCCTCAAGCTGCAGCCGCCCGTACCAGTGGTGACATCTTTTGTGAAGAAGCTGATCCAAATCACAG ACGTGACTGTGGCAGATGTTGACCTGCAGTGGGCACCATTACCCCAGCATCTGATGAGAGGTTCAGCGAGTGCAAACCACCATGGAGAGACGTTAGATGAGCAGGATACTGTTTTTACAGTG CCTCTTCCTGGTGGTGTGATGCACAGTTATATTGTCCCTGGAGCTGCATGGCAGGCGCCCGCACAGAGAGCGACACTGATGGACAGTGTTCCCTTCACCCACCCCGCCCACGTCCCGGCTGCACTGGAGCTGCTGCGTCATCAGTGTGTGATCAACGCCCTGCTGAGGAGCTGCGTCACGTCTCAGAGCGCCCGTCCAG GTTCGGTTTGTGACCTGCGCTTCGAAGTCCTTCCCGAGTCTGACACCAGCTTTTCTGTGACTTTCCACCCGCCCGGCACGGACTCCCTGGCTGTTT TGCTGGTGAACGTGTGTGACTCTCATCAGAtcagctgcaggttgtttgGAGCAGGACCATGTGATCTCTCCATGGATGAACACGTCTCCACTGTAATGACGAG GTGCTTGTCCGTTCCTGTGACCCTGAGCTCATTATACTCTCAGCTCGGGGAACGCCCCTCTGCCTCGCTTTCTCCCGCCCGCCCGGCCGCCACAGAGGCTGCAAATGACCACTCATCTCCCTCGAGTGCCGCTGTGACGGAGGCCAACGGCACCGTGACGGAGTCCCAGGGTGCAGCTGTGGCAGGGGACAGCTCCAGTGTTTCTGGCTCCGCCTGCTATGCCATGTCTGTCGCCAACGATGAGCTTCTCCCTGAAATAAACACGAGTCCTGCTGCCAACCTTTACACGTTCAGTGCCGAGGATGTGGACGTGTTTTCACAGTGGATGAGCAGTAACGGCGAACTGTCAAAGCTCAGCTGA
- the zgc:111976 gene encoding mediator of RNA polymerase II transcription subunit 1-like isoform X3, whose translation MKGKSMISKLRLKFAGKSWNDTFQLVRRCMEKTRDESKPCEPLVRSLERLQDEFNVSSMNTMRHRLEIIAKQQGMGFHITDNTCYLTADLFYLEVVLVACGGVEEVKVAPQGAPPASSESLLQLLRSKNFAEFSMKLSSLFTQYNIPGDSETKLKLFASLQHLGKDLQQLSHLPRTQKDCDPQMDMVNNGRIGCLIAGKDDSPLTIEFFMTPTDLKKSDSPLVFKEATDPRSAVHVAQVTVGVSDLAHKLQMASVIPQPPQLDPQGYPVFLPLVEGPHETLPACFLLKLQPPVPVVTSFVKKLIQITDVTVADVDLQWAPLPQHLMRGSASANHHGETLDEQDTVFTVPLPGGVMHSYIVPGAAWQAPAQRATLMDSVPFTHPAHVPAALELLRHQCVINALLRSCVTSQSARPGSVCDLRFEVLPESDTSFSVTFHPPGTDSLAVLLVNVCDSHQISCRLFGAGPCDLSMDEHVSTVMTRCLSVPVTLSSLYSQLGERPSASLSPARPAATEAANDHSSPSSAAVTEANGTVTESQGAAVAGDSSSVSGSACYAMSVANDELLPEINTSPAANLYTFSAEDVDVFSQWMSSNGELSKLS comes from the exons ATGAAAGGAAAGTCCATGATTTCTAAACTGCGCTTGAAGTTTGCAGGGAAGTCCTGGAATGACACTTTCCAGCTGGTTCGAAGATGCATG GAGAAAACCAGAGATGAATCCAAACCCTGTGAGCCGCTGGTTCGATCGCTGGAGCGGCTCCAGGATGAGTTTAATG tgtcatCTATGAATACCATGAGGCACCGTCTGGAAATAATAGCCAAACAACAAGG AATGGGCTTCCACATCACTGACAACACGTGCTACCTCACAGCCGACTTATTCTACCTGGAGGTGGTGTTGGTGGCGTGTgggggagtggaggaggtgaaggtggcCCCTCAGGGAGCACCCCCTGCT TCCAGTGAgtctctcctgcagctgctgag gtcAAAGAACTTTGCTGAATTCTCCATGAAGTTATCGAGCCTCTTCACCCAGTACAACATCCCAGGAGACAG tGAAACCAAATTAAAACTTTTCGCATCTCTTCAACACCTCGGGAAGGACTTGCAGCAATTATCACATCTGCCAAG GACACAGAAGGACTGTGACCCCCAGATGGACATGGTTAACAATGGAAGGATCGGGTGTCTAATAGCCGGAAAAGATG ATTCCCCCCTGACCATCGAGTTCTTCATGACCCCGACTGACTTGAAGAAATCAGATTCAC CTCTTGTTTTTAAAGAAGCAACAGATCCCAGGTCAGCTGTCCATGTCGCCCAGGTGACTGTGGGTGTCAGCGACCTCGCTCACAAGCTTCAGATGGCGTCTGTGATCCCGCAGCCTCCACAGCTGGATCCGCAGGG CTACCCGGTGTTCCTGCCGCTGGTTGAGGGACCACATGAGACGCTGCCGGCCTGCTTCCTCCTCAAGCTGCAGCCGCCCGTACCAGTGGTGACATCTTTTGTGAAGAAGCTGATCCAAATCACAG ACGTGACTGTGGCAGATGTTGACCTGCAGTGGGCACCATTACCCCAGCATCTGATGAGAGGTTCAGCGAGTGCAAACCACCATGGAGAGACGTTAGATGAGCAGGATACTGTTTTTACAGTG CCTCTTCCTGGTGGTGTGATGCACAGTTATATTGTCCCTGGAGCTGCATGGCAGGCGCCCGCACAGAGAGCGACACTGATGGACAGTGTTCCCTTCACCCACCCCGCCCACGTCCCGGCTGCACTGGAGCTGCTGCGTCATCAGTGTGTGATCAACGCCCTGCTGAGGAGCTGCGTCACGTCTCAGAGCGCCCGTCCAG GTTCGGTTTGTGACCTGCGCTTCGAAGTCCTTCCCGAGTCTGACACCAGCTTTTCTGTGACTTTCCACCCGCCCGGCACGGACTCCCTGGCTGTTT TGCTGGTGAACGTGTGTGACTCTCATCAGAtcagctgcaggttgtttgGAGCAGGACCATGTGATCTCTCCATGGATGAACACGTCTCCACTGTAATGACGAG GTGCTTGTCCGTTCCTGTGACCCTGAGCTCATTATACTCTCAGCTCGGGGAACGCCCCTCTGCCTCGCTTTCTCCCGCCCGCCCGGCCGCCACAGAGGCTGCAAATGACCACTCATCTCCCTCGAGTGCCGCTGTGACGGAGGCCAACGGCACCGTGACGGAGTCCCAGGGTGCAGCTGTGGCAGGGGACAGCTCCAGTGTTTCTGGCTCCGCCTGCTATGCCATGTCTGTCGCCAACGATGAGCTTCTCCCTGAAATAAACACGAGTCCTGCTGCCAACCTTTACACGTTCAGTGCCGAGGATGTGGACGTGTTTTCACAGTGGATGAGCAGTAACGGCGAACTGTCAAAGCTCAGCTGA
- the ralaa gene encoding ras-related protein Ral-A, which produces MAAAKPKGQNSLALHKVIMVGSGGVGKSALTLQFMYDEFVEDYEPTKADSYRKKVVLDGEEVQIDILDTAGQEDYAAIRDNYFRSGEGFLCVFSITELESFAATVDFREQILRVKEDENVPFLLVGNKSDLDDRRQVSAEEAKARAEQWGVCYVETSAKTRANVDKVFFDLMREVRARKMEDSKEKNGKKKSKSLAKRIRERCCIL; this is translated from the exons ATGGCAGCTGCTAAGCCGAAGGGGCAGAACTCTCTAGCCCTCCACAAAGTGATTATGGTGGGCAGCGGAGGAGTGGGGAAATCAGCCCTAACCCTCCAGTTCATGTATGATGAG TTTGTTGAAGACTACGAGCCGACCAAAGCCGACAGCTACAGGAAGAAAGTGGTGCTGGATGGAGAGGAGGTACAGATTGACATCCTGGACACAGCTGGACAAGAGGACTACGCAGCCATCAGGGATAACTACTTCCGCAGCGGCGAGGGTTTCCTCTGTGTATTTTCCATCACGGAACTGGAATCATTCGCAGCAACAGTAGATTTCAG AGAGCAGATCCTGAGAGTGAAAGAGGACGAGAACGTGCCCTTTCTCTTGGTTGGTAACAAATCCGACTTGGACGACCGACGGCAGGTTAGCGCAGAAGAGGCGAAGGCACGTGCCGAGCAGTGGGGCGTGTGCTACGTGGAGACTTCTGCCAAAACCCGTGCCAATGTTGACAAG gTGTTCTTTGACCTGATGAGAGAGGTCCGGGCCAGGAAAATGGAGGACAGCAAAGAGAAGAACGggaagaagaaaagtaaaagtttgGCCAAGAGAATTCGAGAGAGATGCTGTATTTTATAG